One window from the genome of Pseudanabaena yagii GIHE-NHR1 encodes:
- a CDS encoding iron uptake porin: protein MNYALGINIFLLIKIFSRGWQWGIVSAFVIISLSSQVIAKPISTEKIDAKAPSKVLKDSNNQKLNTQLTLNKIAPFNPENNLSQSEITPVSQLSDVRPNDWAFTALQSLVARYGCISGYPDSKFLGQRTISRHEFAAGLNGCLDKINEIVAAGLASKVSKDDVNTIQKLQEEFATELSILRGRIVSLEEKISKLETQQFSPTTKLFGQAVFGLQGRLPNSADFKTRPQLNNGKPDLSTNLTFGYNISLSLFTQFDSASRNLLVVGLNSANLNLGNNSEQILQRGYTLLGYEGDTNNQIKISDLSYRFKASDNLSFIVGAAGVSPISVFRGANRIENSGTGSISAFAQRNPILGLGGGSAGIGFDWQISDRVSLQGVYAANDPANPVNGGLIGGSYVTGLQATLSPTNSVDVALYYLHSFSNNGNLNTGIGDYVITFPFFDPTIFLTDAIGATINWRISPYVTLGAWGGYTNSNAVNIRDSNRKFFNDNSGTVETNNWMVYLNFPDLFKQGNLAGIYIGQPPKITSSNLISRNGYDANIPGALGFPNTSGAAIGGQPDTTTHLELFYVHRLTDNISITPGLIFVFHPIQTAGSDTITIGTIRTTFRF from the coding sequence ATGAATTATGCGCTTGGCATCAATATTTTTCTATTGATTAAGATTTTTTCTAGAGGCTGGCAATGGGGGATAGTATCTGCATTTGTAATAATAAGTCTTTCCTCACAAGTAATTGCTAAGCCAATCTCCACAGAAAAGATAGATGCTAAAGCTCCATCAAAGGTTTTAAAAGATTCTAATAATCAAAAATTAAATACCCAGCTTACTCTAAATAAAATAGCTCCTTTTAATCCCGAAAATAATCTTTCGCAATCTGAGATTACACCAGTGTCTCAATTGAGTGATGTGCGACCAAATGATTGGGCATTTACTGCATTGCAATCTTTAGTCGCACGTTATGGATGTATTTCAGGCTACCCAGATAGTAAATTTTTAGGACAGCGAACAATTTCACGGCATGAATTCGCAGCAGGTTTAAATGGGTGCTTAGATAAAATTAATGAAATAGTCGCTGCTGGTTTAGCCAGTAAAGTCAGCAAAGATGATGTTAATACTATTCAGAAACTGCAAGAGGAGTTTGCAACCGAGTTATCTATTTTGCGTGGGCGAATAGTTTCGTTAGAAGAGAAAATATCTAAATTAGAGACACAACAATTTTCACCAACCACCAAACTATTTGGACAAGCTGTTTTCGGATTGCAAGGAAGATTACCTAATTCTGCTGATTTCAAAACTCGTCCGCAGCTTAACAATGGTAAGCCAGATTTAAGTACAAATTTAACATTTGGTTATAACATCAGTCTTAGTTTATTTACTCAGTTTGACTCTGCAAGTCGTAACCTTTTGGTTGTTGGCTTAAACTCAGCAAACCTCAATCTTGGTAATAATTCTGAGCAAATCTTACAACGTGGTTATACCTTATTAGGATATGAAGGTGATACAAATAACCAAATTAAAATTTCTGATCTTTCCTATCGTTTCAAAGCAAGCGATAATCTATCTTTTATTGTTGGTGCGGCTGGGGTAAGTCCAATTAGTGTATTTCGTGGTGCGAATCGCATTGAGAATTCAGGTACTGGTTCCATATCTGCCTTTGCCCAGCGTAATCCTATCTTAGGGCTTGGTGGTGGATCTGCAGGAATTGGGTTTGATTGGCAAATTAGCGATCGCGTTAGTTTACAAGGTGTCTATGCAGCTAACGATCCTGCAAACCCAGTTAACGGAGGGCTGATAGGAGGTTCTTATGTAACTGGGTTGCAAGCAACTCTCTCTCCCACCAATTCAGTTGATGTTGCGCTCTATTATCTGCATTCATTTTCCAACAACGGTAATCTCAACACAGGAATAGGCGATTATGTAATCACCTTCCCATTTTTTGATCCCACTATATTTTTAACAGATGCGATCGGTGCAACCATCAACTGGCGTATTAGTCCTTATGTTACATTGGGCGCTTGGGGTGGCTATACCAACTCTAATGCGGTAAATATTAGAGATAGTAATAGGAAGTTTTTCAATGACAATTCGGGTACGGTTGAGACAAATAATTGGATGGTTTATCTGAACTTTCCCGATCTGTTTAAACAGGGTAATCTCGCTGGTATTTACATTGGACAACCGCCCAAAATAACTAGTAGCAATTTAATATCTCGTAATGGCTACGATGCTAATATCCCTGGTGCTCTTGGCTTTCCTAATACAAGCGGTGCTGCTATTGGCGGACAGCCTGATACTACTACCCATTTAGAACTTTTCTACGTGCATCGATTGACCGATAACATCAGCATTACCCCTGGACTAATTTTTGTGTTTCACCCTATTCAAACAGCAGGTAGTGACACGATTACGATTGGTACTATTCGCACTACTTTCAGATTTTAG
- a CDS encoding CHAT domain-containing protein has product MAYQIYGDKRIPLKLLSFSGQCLLTISLVLGFGGKAIAQSTFGPPPPPPPHIPTTDIPTNTNIPTNTVDIVPVEANCERLVGVFCNPIELPPKETSDIPKIDTNITNALCAYSKTCSSAPSVSFNSIQEDVQTASKITDSQSWVIYPIIFDDHIELIVVPPSGKEIRKVSPNVKRDELTETVQSFLDSIRDPSSNDYLESSQKLYNWIIRPLDSDLKGAKVKTLIFVMDGSLRAIPIGALHDGNQFLVQKYATATVPSMGLANLKIPDRRNSKILVMGLTKATKDFVALPNVEVETKLISSKILTENADIFLDEKFTIENLKKQQNTKNYGIVHIASHAQFLSDVSDGAFIQFWNEKLKLSDLRTIRMGEEPIEMLTLSACQTAVGKNLGLSGTALIYRAKSVLASLWTVSDAGTTPLMLDFYNYYPKAKSKAIAIQQAQLDLLEGRVKIEGGKIKGIGNLPAISLSQVSGDINLKHPYFWASFILVGNWL; this is encoded by the coding sequence ATGGCTTATCAAATTTATGGGGATAAACGAATACCTTTGAAGTTATTGTCTTTCTCTGGACAGTGTTTATTAACTATAAGTTTAGTGTTAGGCTTTGGAGGAAAGGCGATCGCTCAGAGTACATTTGGTCCACCACCACCGCCACCACCTCATATTCCCACTACTGATATTCCCACTAATACTAATATCCCAACTAATACTGTTGACATTGTTCCTGTCGAGGCAAATTGTGAGCGCTTAGTAGGGGTATTCTGTAATCCTATTGAATTGCCACCTAAGGAGACTAGTGATATTCCTAAAATTGATACAAATATCACTAATGCCCTATGTGCGTATTCTAAAACATGTTCATCAGCCCCTTCTGTCAGCTTTAATTCAATTCAAGAAGATGTACAAACAGCTTCAAAAATCACTGATAGCCAGTCTTGGGTAATTTATCCTATTATTTTTGATGATCACATTGAGCTTATCGTTGTCCCTCCATCTGGTAAAGAGATTCGTAAAGTGAGTCCTAATGTTAAGCGAGATGAACTAACGGAAACAGTCCAAAGTTTTCTAGATTCCATTCGTGATCCTAGTAGCAATGACTATTTAGAGTCCTCTCAGAAACTATATAACTGGATAATTCGCCCACTTGATAGTGACTTAAAAGGTGCAAAAGTTAAAACCTTGATTTTTGTGATGGATGGATCGTTGCGCGCAATTCCCATAGGAGCATTGCATGATGGCAATCAGTTTCTAGTTCAGAAATATGCCACGGCAACAGTGCCATCAATGGGATTAGCAAATTTGAAAATACCTGATCGCCGCAACTCAAAAATACTCGTCATGGGATTAACAAAAGCTACCAAAGATTTTGTAGCTTTACCGAACGTAGAAGTAGAAACCAAGCTTATTTCCTCGAAAATACTGACTGAAAATGCAGATATATTTCTTGATGAGAAATTTACAATTGAAAATCTTAAGAAGCAGCAAAATACAAAAAATTATGGAATTGTACATATAGCTTCTCATGCTCAATTTCTAAGCGATGTCTCTGATGGTGCATTTATTCAGTTTTGGAATGAGAAACTTAAATTAAGTGATCTTCGTACAATCAGAATGGGAGAAGAGCCAATTGAAATGCTTACTCTAAGTGCATGTCAGACCGCAGTAGGAAAAAACTTGGGGCTTAGTGGAACAGCTCTAATTTATCGAGCAAAGAGTGTTCTCGCGTCATTATGGACAGTGAGTGATGCAGGTACAACACCGTTAATGTTGGATTTTTACAATTACTATCCTAAGGCGAAGAGTAAAGCGATCGCTATTCAGCAAGCACAATTAGATCTCTTAGAAGGCAGAGTGAAAATTGAAGGAGGAAAGATCAAAGGGATTGGTAATTTGCCAGCAATCTCTCTAAGTCAGGTTTCTGGTGACATCAATTTGAAGCATCCATACTTTTGGGCTTCCTTTATTTTGGTTGGTAATTGGCTCTAA